The following coding sequences are from one Gemmatimonadota bacterium window:
- a CDS encoding response regulator, which yields MTLPDAATPSDLDQADCARRRHVEKMEAITRLASGLSCELTPLLHDAGTTVQSLVGSPLVDASLQARLEDVRESLQRGAMIVRQLEAVGRAVPRPASEVDLDEVIARLRPLFPRLAGPHITITEGSGTRRERVVAEHGQIEQVVLTLVVNARDAMPLGGQMSINIRRWTLDAPRPHRHGILPAGEWVVLEVSDTGIGMDEATQAQLFEPFFTTKALGVGSGLSLSAMYGMMGQRGGQVIVASEPGVGTTVTVCFPAQAVAVGQAPDDDAQTAVLVVDDDEWVRNVTARILRRAGYGVLEADHGESALELLRDVAGQCVGTVLTDIHMPRLDGHRLAEVVRREHPGLHVVLMTGDADGADGLQAVLRKPFTAGELLSAVQRPHRV from the coding sequence GTGACGCTGCCTGATGCCGCTACGCCAAGCGATCTCGACCAGGCCGACTGCGCCCGCCGTCGTCACGTGGAGAAGATGGAGGCCATCACCCGACTTGCCTCCGGCCTCTCGTGCGAGCTCACGCCATTGCTGCACGATGCCGGGACGACGGTTCAGTCGCTGGTCGGGAGTCCGTTGGTCGATGCGTCGCTGCAGGCACGGCTCGAGGACGTCCGCGAATCGTTGCAGCGTGGCGCGATGATCGTCCGCCAGCTGGAAGCGGTGGGCCGCGCGGTCCCGCGCCCGGCCTCCGAGGTCGATCTCGACGAGGTGATCGCGCGGTTGCGTCCACTCTTCCCGCGACTCGCCGGTCCGCACATCACCATCACCGAAGGGAGCGGCACGCGCCGCGAACGCGTCGTTGCCGAACATGGGCAGATCGAGCAGGTGGTCCTGACGCTCGTGGTCAACGCGCGCGATGCCATGCCGCTCGGCGGTCAGATGAGCATCAACATCCGACGCTGGACCCTCGACGCGCCCCGGCCGCATCGCCACGGCATCCTGCCAGCGGGCGAGTGGGTGGTCCTCGAGGTGAGTGACACGGGCATCGGCATGGACGAGGCGACGCAGGCGCAGCTGTTCGAACCGTTCTTCACCACCAAGGCGCTCGGCGTCGGCAGCGGCCTCTCCCTCTCGGCGATGTACGGCATGATGGGGCAACGTGGCGGGCAGGTCATCGTCGCGAGCGAGCCGGGGGTCGGCACCACCGTCACGGTCTGCTTCCCGGCCCAGGCGGTGGCCGTCGGGCAGGCCCCCGATGACGACGCCCAGACCGCCGTCCTGGTCGTGGATGATGATGAATGGGTGCGCAATGTCACCGCGCGGATCCTGCGTCGCGCGGGGTACGGCGTGCTCGAAGCCGACCACGGCGAGTCGGCCCTCGAGCTGCTCCGCGACGTGGCCGGACAGTGCGTCGGCACGGTGCTCACCGACATCCACATGCCGCGGCTCGATGGGCACCGACTGGCGGAAGTCGTGCGGCGCGAGCATCCGGGGCTCCACGTCGTCCTCATGACCGGCGACGCGGATGGCGCGGACGGGCTCCAGGCGGTCCTCCGGAAGCCGTTCACGGCGGGCGAACTCCTCTCCGCCGTGCAGCGTCCCCACCGGGTCTAG
- a CDS encoding phosphatase PAP2 family protein codes for MALAAYQPDHRTTMSLPRRPTELVRTLAPLDILTILYTASSFLVVSLQSIGADTMRVSSGELAWLLLAHALLVVLVFLAAQARNEACAEHCFLAEWYPLVVLVAVYASVDLVNGPRQAAGLSHDAVIQRLELATFGRQLAHDWSRSQTQAAFSWPLSLAYLGFFPLVIAAPAVLWWRGHIIRARQTIFGISLAFFTCYLVFLLFPVAGPTYLWGWPTDGAHTALPSRLVRDLIDGGDSWGSAFPSSHVAASMAAVLLAFRNWRPLGMVLLPFALGILVGVVYFQVHYAVDAVAGLIIAVFATTMAARLIPAHAARA; via the coding sequence GTGGCACTGGCCGCCTACCAACCCGATCACCGGACGACGATGTCGTTGCCCCGCCGCCCGACCGAGTTGGTGCGCACCCTCGCCCCACTCGACATCCTGACGATCCTCTACACGGCGAGTTCCTTCCTCGTCGTCTCGCTCCAGTCCATCGGGGCCGACACGATGCGGGTCTCGTCCGGCGAGTTGGCCTGGCTACTGCTGGCCCACGCACTCCTGGTGGTGCTGGTCTTCCTTGCCGCGCAGGCACGCAACGAGGCCTGCGCCGAGCACTGCTTCCTGGCGGAGTGGTATCCGCTGGTGGTGCTGGTGGCGGTCTATGCGTCGGTCGATCTGGTGAATGGGCCGCGGCAGGCGGCGGGCCTCTCGCACGACGCCGTGATTCAGCGCCTCGAGCTGGCCACCTTCGGGCGCCAGCTCGCCCATGACTGGAGCCGGAGCCAGACGCAGGCGGCATTCTCCTGGCCGCTCTCGCTGGCCTACCTCGGCTTCTTTCCGTTGGTGATCGCCGCCCCGGCCGTCCTCTGGTGGCGCGGCCACATCATCCGCGCCCGGCAGACGATCTTCGGGATCTCGCTCGCCTTCTTCACCTGCTACCTCGTCTTCCTGCTCTTCCCGGTGGCGGGGCCGACCTACCTCTGGGGCTGGCCGACCGACGGCGCCCACACCGCCCTGCCGTCGCGCCTGGTGCGTGACCTGATCGATGGCGGCGATTCGTGGGGATCGGCGTTTCCGTCGAGTCACGTCGCCGCCTCGATGGCCGCCGTGCTCCTCGCCTTTCGCAACTGGCGTCCGCTCGGCATGGTGCTGCTGCCGTTCGCGCTCGGCATCCTCGTGGGCGTGGTGTACTTCCAGGTGCACTACGCGGTGGACGCCGTCGCCGGGTTGATCATCGCCGTCTTCGCGACCACCATGGCTGCCCGCCTCATCCCGGCGCACGCCGCGCGCGCATGA
- a CDS encoding flippase-like domain-containing protein, which translates to MSRTLRLVAFLVGAAVLALLIREVGVDTLAEGARTVGWFAVPIVALHAVVYGLNAVAWYITLAHEPGAPPFFSIFRISVVGFAINFLTPVVNAGGEPYRMAALTPWLGGRKAAGSVLQYAMLHALSSLLMWLTAIIAALTLPGVHGRIWWVLLAMGGVILAALGVVRSGHRHGFVARLAGWIARRRLGRLSAWLTKQEEALVAVDAQITTLHAERPGRLGAAIAVDYLSRWVAMGELLLVAYAVGTPLGITPAVMISGLSALAVNLFFLLPWEMGSREGSLYYFFGLAGVPASLGLIAAVMTRLREIVWCALGLALAGPGGRAAAAEARAGHTTPPAA; encoded by the coding sequence ATGAGCCGCACGCTCCGCCTCGTCGCCTTTCTCGTGGGCGCGGCGGTCCTCGCGCTGCTGATTCGTGAAGTCGGTGTCGATACGCTCGCGGAGGGCGCGCGTACGGTCGGTTGGTTCGCCGTCCCGATCGTCGCCCTGCACGCCGTTGTGTATGGCCTCAACGCGGTGGCCTGGTACATCACCCTCGCGCACGAGCCGGGCGCCCCGCCGTTCTTCAGCATCTTCCGGATTTCCGTCGTCGGCTTCGCGATCAATTTCCTCACCCCCGTGGTCAATGCCGGCGGCGAGCCATACCGGATGGCGGCGCTCACACCGTGGCTTGGCGGCCGCAAGGCGGCCGGCAGCGTGCTGCAGTACGCCATGCTGCACGCGCTCTCGTCGCTGCTGATGTGGCTGACAGCGATCATCGCCGCGCTGACGTTGCCGGGCGTGCACGGCCGCATCTGGTGGGTGCTGCTCGCGATGGGGGGCGTCATCCTGGCGGCACTCGGCGTGGTGCGCTCGGGGCACCGGCACGGTTTCGTCGCGCGGCTCGCAGGGTGGATCGCCCGCCGGCGGCTCGGACGGTTGTCGGCCTGGCTGACCAAGCAGGAGGAGGCGCTCGTCGCCGTGGACGCGCAGATCACCACGCTCCACGCCGAACGGCCGGGGCGCCTCGGCGCGGCGATCGCGGTGGACTACCTCTCGCGCTGGGTGGCGATGGGGGAGCTGCTGCTGGTGGCATACGCCGTCGGCACTCCGCTGGGTATCACGCCCGCGGTGATGATTTCGGGCCTGTCGGCGCTCGCGGTCAATCTCTTCTTCCTGCTGCCGTGGGAGATGGGATCGCGCGAGGGATCGCTCTACTACTTCTTCGGGCTGGCCGGGGTGCCGGCGTCACTCGGGTTGATCGCGGCGGTGATGACGCGGCTGCGCGAGATCGTCTGGTGCGCGCTCGGGCTGGCGCTCGCCGGCCCCGGTGGCCGCGCGGCCGCCGCCGAGGCACGGGCGGGACACACCACGCCCCCGGCCGCGTAG
- a CDS encoding sugar phosphate isomerase/epimerase, with amino-acid sequence MQRRDFLATASAAIAGAALARPASASLPLRRVGLELYSVRTAMRKDPEGTLKAVGAMGYDDVELLWSFKNFDRTREQVKASLAASGLKAPSAHIAPEILLKDWDKSLDDAHYLGHQYLIVPSLPIDKTKPLDSWRQWADHFNTAGAAARRAGIWLAFHNEPDHQKPIDGVIPYDVFLERTDPSVVRLQLDTGNMTMGGGDPMRYLKQHTARYWSFHIKDVVADRSSDTELGLGTVDLKAFLAAVPQLDQKPVIVEQEGGPDPLASAKRNLAHIRSIAPR; translated from the coding sequence ATGCAACGACGCGACTTCCTCGCCACGGCCTCCGCTGCCATCGCCGGCGCCGCCCTGGCCCGCCCCGCCTCCGCCTCCCTCCCGCTCCGGCGGGTCGGCCTCGAGCTCTACAGCGTCCGCACCGCGATGCGGAAGGACCCCGAGGGCACCCTCAAGGCCGTCGGCGCGATGGGCTACGACGACGTCGAGCTGCTCTGGTCGTTCAAGAACTTCGACCGCACGCGCGAACAGGTGAAGGCGTCGCTTGCCGCATCCGGTCTCAAGGCCCCGTCGGCGCACATCGCCCCAGAGATCCTGCTGAAGGATTGGGACAAGAGCCTCGACGACGCGCACTACCTCGGGCACCAGTACCTGATCGTCCCGTCGCTGCCGATCGACAAGACCAAGCCGCTCGATTCGTGGCGCCAGTGGGCCGATCACTTCAACACCGCCGGCGCGGCCGCGCGCCGCGCCGGGATCTGGCTCGCCTTCCACAACGAGCCCGACCACCAGAAGCCGATCGACGGCGTCATTCCGTACGACGTCTTCCTCGAGCGCACCGATCCGTCGGTGGTCCGCCTGCAGCTCGACACCGGCAACATGACGATGGGTGGCGGCGATCCGATGCGTTATCTCAAGCAGCACACCGCGCGCTACTGGAGCTTCCACATCAAGGACGTGGTCGCCGACCGCTCGAGCGACACCGAGCTTGGGCTCGGCACCGTGGACCTGAAGGCGTTCCTCGCGGCCGTCCCGCAGCTCGACCAGAAGCCGGTCATCGTCGAGCAGGAGGGCGGGCCCGATCCGCTCGCCAGCGCCAAGCGCAACCTGGCCCACATCCGGAGCATCGCGCCACGATGA
- a CDS encoding helix-turn-helix transcriptional regulator, translating to MAILIRLDELLHARRMTLTDLAEEIGITVPNLSILKTGKARAIRFSTLEAICAALQCQPGS from the coding sequence ATGGCAATTCTCATTCGGCTCGACGAGTTGTTGCACGCGCGGCGGATGACGCTGACCGACCTGGCCGAGGAGATCGGCATCACCGTCCCGAATCTGTCGATCTTGAAGACCGGCAAGGCGCGCGCGATTCGCTTCTCGACGCTGGAGGCAATTTGTGCGGCACTCCAGT